From Micromonas commoda chromosome 3, complete sequence, a single genomic window includes:
- a CDS encoding predicted protein, giving the protein MKTLHEETLHVVNLVNLLFRKDIKTPVTIVVKRLYDAKDPWKDEVPIQADGEAVSLKLLDAFTNWRTKLYDDLPSHDSAHLFSGHDFDGETVGLANQIGDTGVSICSDYYCGWDVGGQKLKPGFCFCEQLNGVCQDKLNCCSMASTGISMVRKEKLASDATTVAHEIGHKLGFPHDGVKEGGVDTTRCDKTGYIMAASSSSTDEFDSWSQCSVDKFAAALEGDEYFCLAKGDHAVCGNMVVEDGEECDCGGSDCTAGMHPDPCCDGKTCKLVAGAKCSAGLGDRGCCDPSTCSTRAAGHTCRPVDGLCDIEEKCDGVESTCPMDLHKEIGRGCEDSNGDVGACLGKHCANRNHVCTSITQVRSDGLLYGGKSASQAAGKSYGGKKLWLFDSTSCDNGFVCFDDANSVSQSTYWTLSNYGALPGFPCGSSTTVTRTTNGTNETYEIFENVCDGGPTLNGQSSKCVTRPKMIPPPPAPFPPPSPPKAPWPPPAPPLPPYAGSPGVSTFRSTLFGVIAALALLAH; this is encoded by the coding sequence ATGAAGACGCTTCACGAGGAGACGCTTCACGTGGTCAACCTGGTGAATCTGCTGTTCAGGAAGGACATCAAGACGCCCGTGACGATCGTGGTCAAGCGCCTGTACGATGCTAAGGACCCGTGGAAAGATGAAGTCCCGATCCAGGCAGACGGGGAGGCGGTTTCACTCAAGCTTCTCGACGCATTTACAAACTGGCGAACAAAACTGTACGATGACCTGCCGTCGCACGATTCCGCACACCTCTTCAGCGGTCACGATTTCGACGGGGAGACTGTCGGACTGGCGAACCAGATTGGCGACACGGGCGTGAGCATATGCAGCGATTACTATTGCGGTTGGGATGTCGGGGGCCAGAAGCTAAAACCTGGGTTTTGCTTCTGCGAGCAACTCAACGGCGTGTGCCAGGACAAGCTGAACTGTTGCTCCATGGCCTCCACCGGCATATCGATGGTGCGGAAAGAGAAGCtggcgtcggacgcgacgacggtggcgcaCGAGATTGGCCACAAATTAGGATTTCCGCACGATGGGGTgaaggagggcggcgtcgacacCACCAGGTGCGACAAGACTGGGTACATCATGgcagcctcgtcgagctccaccGATGAATTTGACAGTTGGTCGCAGTGCAGCGTGGACaagttcgccgcggcgctcgagggtGACGAGTATTTCTGCCTGGCCAAGGGAGACCACGCGGTGTGCGGCAACATGGTGgtggaggacggcgaggagtgCGACTGCGGCGGCTCGGATTGCACCGCGGGAATGCACCCCGACCCCTGCTGCGACGGGAAGACGTGCAAGCTGGTGGCGGGTGCGAAGTGCTCGGCGGGCCTCGGGGATCGAGGATGCTGCGACCCGAGCacgtgctcgacgcgcgcggcgggtcacACGTGCAGGCCCGTTGACGGTCTGTGCGACATCGAGGAAAAgtgcgacggcgtcgagtccACGTGCCCGATGGACCTGCACAAGGAGATTGGTCGGGGGTGCGAGGATTCCAACGGGGACGTGGGCGCTTGTCTGGGGAAGCACTGCGCGAACCGTAACCACGTGTGCACGAGCATAACCCAAGTTCGCAGTGATGGCCTACTGTATGGGGGCAAATCGGCGAGTCAGGCCGCGGGCAAAAGCTATGGTGGCAAGAAGTTGTGGTTGTTCGACTCCACCTCCTGCGACAACGGTTTCGTATGCTTCGACGATGCCAACTCGGTTTCTCAGTCGACTTATTGGACCCTGTCCAACTACGGCGCGTTGCCTGGGTTTCCGTgcggctcctcgacgacggtgactcggacgacgaacgGAACCAACGAGACATACGAGATTTTCGAGAACGTGTGCGACGGGGGACCGACATTGAACGGGCAGAGCAGCAAATGCGTCACGCGCCCGAAGATgattccgccgccgccggcgccttttccgcccccgtcgccgcccaaggcgccgtggccgccccccgcgccgcctttgccgccTTACGCCGGGAGTCCCGGGGTTTCGACATTCCGGTCGACGCTCTTcggcgtcatcgcggcgttggcTCTCCTGGCACATTGA